The following proteins are encoded in a genomic region of Trichocoleus sp. FACHB-46:
- the galK gene encoding galactokinase, producing MDFQQIFNAAPKVEASAPGRVNLLGEHTDYNDGFVLPTAIPQKTTVYLGLSPDDQHHFYSQELEEQIDVKTSDPVPESFASYIFGCIGVLEKQGITVPPLNVYVTSSVPMGSGLSSSAALEVAMLRGLRSLLQLDLDDVRIAQLGQEAERQYAGVQCGIMDQMASSLADTNHLLFLDTRTLDRELLPFPSGAEILVIDSGIPRTLAGSGYNQRREECEEAAKQLGVGALRDISDVEAIAHLPELLKRRSRHVITEDNRVLEARKGVSAERFGELMNDSHASLRDDYEVSIAGLDHLVEILQKTPGVFGARLTGAGFGGACVALTVAGKAKAIAQQVLEQYNRAEQIGRVLVP from the coding sequence ATGGACTTTCAACAGATCTTTAATGCTGCGCCCAAAGTTGAAGCGAGTGCGCCGGGACGAGTTAACCTGCTAGGCGAACATACCGACTATAACGACGGCTTTGTATTGCCAACCGCTATCCCGCAAAAAACCACTGTTTATCTTGGCCTAAGCCCTGACGATCAACATCACTTCTATTCGCAGGAGCTAGAAGAACAGATCGATGTGAAAACTTCTGATCCTGTCCCGGAAAGCTTTGCTAGCTATATCTTTGGTTGCATTGGCGTACTGGAGAAACAGGGAATTACGGTGCCACCGCTCAATGTCTATGTCACCTCGTCTGTGCCAATGGGGTCAGGACTTTCGAGCAGTGCAGCTTTAGAAGTGGCGATGTTGAGAGGGCTGCGATCGCTGCTACAGCTTGATCTTGATGATGTTCGCATTGCTCAACTAGGACAGGAAGCCGAGCGACAGTATGCAGGGGTGCAGTGCGGCATTATGGATCAGATGGCCTCTAGCCTTGCGGATACAAATCATCTCCTGTTTCTGGATACTCGCACCCTCGATCGCGAACTTCTTCCTTTTCCGTCAGGGGCCGAGATTTTAGTGATCGACAGTGGTATCCCTCGCACATTGGCAGGCAGTGGCTATAACCAACGGCGGGAAGAATGCGAAGAGGCTGCGAAACAATTAGGAGTTGGGGCATTGAGGGATATCAGTGATGTCGAGGCGATCGCCCATCTTCCTGAACTCCTCAAGCGGCGATCGCGTCATGTGATTACAGAAGATAACCGCGTGCTAGAAGCTCGGAAGGGTGTATCAGCCGAGCGCTTTGGCGAACTAATGAACGATTCCCACGCGAGCTTAAGGGATGATTATGAGGTCTCCATTGCAGGGTTAGATCATCTAGTTGAAATTTTGCAGAAAACCCCTGGTGTATTTGGTGCCAGGCTGACAGGAGCAGGGTTTGGGGGAGCTTGTGTTGCCTTGACGGTGGCAGGAAAAGCCAAGGCGATCGCGCAACAAGTTTTGGAACAGTATAATCGCGCAGAACAAATAGGTCGTGTTTTAGTTCCCTAG
- a CDS encoding erythromycin esterase family protein — MNAIVSSSSAGRASAMLEKSIAELADVVRQCAHPLSGSASDYDPLMDLGGNARFVLIGEATHGTHEFYEQRAEITKRLIQERGFAAVAVEADWPDAYRVNRFVQGMSEDATSNEALGNFHRFPTWMWRNTDVLNFVNWLHQYNAALPPERTKVGFYGLDLYSLYSSIEAVLKYLDQIDPEASQRARSRYACFEHFEEDSQSYGYATSSGMAESCEGGAVDQLLELQRQASEYTRRDGPLAEDEFFYAEQNARLVKNAEEYYRSMFRGRVSSWNLRDRHMAEILDHLSAHLEKQQQPAKIVVWAHNSHLGDARATDMGEAGEWNVGQLVRERYGEDAVLVGFSTYTGTVTAATDWDGPAELKQVRPALPNSYEALFHETGLPRFWLNLRQDNLAIAQLRKPRLERAIGVIYRPHSERLSHYFHTQLPSQFDAIIHIDDTRAVEPLDRDEPVEDNEVPDTYPSAL; from the coding sequence ATGAATGCAATCGTTAGCAGTTCATCTGCGGGTAGGGCTTCAGCCATGCTAGAAAAATCGATCGCCGAACTAGCTGATGTAGTACGCCAATGCGCCCATCCTCTCTCAGGTTCTGCTTCAGATTACGACCCGTTGATGGATCTAGGTGGGAATGCTCGGTTTGTCTTAATTGGCGAGGCGACACATGGCACCCATGAGTTCTATGAGCAGCGGGCTGAAATTACCAAGCGGTTGATTCAAGAAAGAGGCTTTGCAGCAGTTGCAGTAGAAGCTGACTGGCCTGATGCTTACCGAGTTAACCGCTTTGTCCAAGGCATGAGTGAGGATGCCACCAGTAACGAAGCACTGGGTAACTTTCATCGCTTCCCGACTTGGATGTGGCGAAATACAGACGTGCTGAATTTCGTTAACTGGCTGCATCAATATAATGCAGCTTTGCCGCCAGAGAGGACTAAAGTTGGTTTCTATGGTCTTGATCTTTACAGCCTCTACAGTTCCATTGAAGCAGTGCTGAAGTATCTCGACCAAATTGATCCAGAAGCATCTCAGAGAGCGCGTTCTCGCTATGCTTGTTTCGAGCATTTCGAGGAGGATTCTCAGAGTTACGGATATGCGACTAGCTCTGGCATGGCAGAATCCTGTGAAGGTGGAGCGGTAGATCAACTTTTAGAGTTGCAAAGACAGGCGAGTGAGTATACGCGCAGAGATGGCCCCTTAGCCGAGGATGAGTTCTTCTATGCGGAGCAGAATGCTCGACTGGTCAAGAATGCTGAGGAGTACTACCGCTCCATGTTCCGAGGGCGAGTGTCTTCTTGGAATTTGCGCGATCGCCATATGGCAGAAATACTTGACCACTTATCGGCCCATCTAGAGAAACAGCAGCAACCCGCCAAGATCGTGGTTTGGGCACATAACTCTCACTTAGGCGATGCTAGAGCTACCGATATGGGGGAAGCGGGTGAATGGAATGTCGGTCAACTGGTGCGAGAGCGTTACGGTGAAGATGCCGTGTTGGTTGGCTTCAGCACCTATACTGGCACCGTCACAGCAGCGACCGATTGGGATGGCCCTGCTGAACTCAAGCAAGTCAGACCTGCACTGCCCAATAGCTACGAAGCGCTCTTCCACGAGACTGGATTACCCCGCTTTTGGTTGAATCTCCGCCAAGATAATCTGGCGATCGCCCAGCTACGAAAACCCCGCTTAGAGAGGGCGATCGGCGTGATTTACCGTCCTCACTCCGAGCGGCTAAGCCACTATTTCCACACCCAGTTACCCAGCCAGTTTGATGCCATCATTCATATTGATGACACCCGTGCGGTCGAACCGCTAGACCGCGATGAGCCTGTCGAGGATAATGAAGTGCCCGACACTTATCCCTCAGCGCTCTGA
- a CDS encoding DOPA 4,5-dioxygenase family protein has product MVEATTTITGFHAHIYYGPKTRDVAARVREGLAAFEVRLGRWHDRPIGPHPQAMYQIAFLPDQFVRVVPWLMLHREGLDVLVHPETGDDVLDHTNHALWLGNKLELNIEILRQTSSA; this is encoded by the coding sequence ATGGTAGAAGCAACAACCACAATCACTGGATTCCACGCTCACATCTACTATGGTCCTAAAACTCGTGATGTTGCAGCGCGGGTACGGGAGGGACTGGCTGCTTTTGAGGTGCGTTTGGGACGGTGGCACGATCGCCCGATTGGCCCTCATCCTCAAGCGATGTACCAGATAGCTTTCCTACCCGATCAGTTCGTAAGGGTTGTTCCTTGGCTGATGCTACATCGCGAGGGGTTGGATGTTTTGGTGCATCCGGAGACAGGCGATGATGTCTTGGACCACACAAACCATGCTCTATGGCTAGGCAATAAATTAGAACTGAATATTGAAATTCTGCGTCAAACTAGCAGCGCCTAA
- a CDS encoding glutathione S-transferase N-terminal domain-containing protein, which yields MIELYYWTTPNGHKITLFLEETNLPYELVPINIGAGDQFKPEFLQIAPNNRIPAIVDREPVGGGDPISVFESGAILLYLAEKTGQFIPADLRGRVETLQWLFWQMGGLGPMAGQNHHFNQYAPEKIPYAINRYVNETARLYAVLNKQLSDREFVAGEYSIADMAIYPWIVPYEMQGQKLEDFPNIERWFKAIKARPATIRAYEKAAAFKDQALNIERSRDLLFNQSANTVQ from the coding sequence ATGATTGAGCTTTATTACTGGACGACTCCAAACGGACACAAAATCACTTTGTTTCTAGAGGAAACAAATCTGCCCTATGAGTTGGTGCCGATTAACATTGGTGCAGGCGATCAGTTCAAGCCCGAATTCCTCCAGATTGCTCCTAACAACCGGATTCCCGCGATCGTCGATCGTGAGCCTGTGGGAGGTGGTGATCCAATTTCTGTGTTTGAGTCTGGAGCGATTCTGTTGTATTTAGCGGAAAAAACTGGCCAGTTCATTCCTGCCGATCTCCGAGGTCGTGTCGAAACGTTGCAGTGGTTGTTTTGGCAAATGGGTGGATTAGGGCCAATGGCAGGTCAGAACCACCACTTTAACCAATATGCGCCAGAGAAAATTCCTTATGCGATTAATCGCTATGTAAATGAAACTGCTCGTCTGTATGCAGTACTCAATAAACAATTAAGCGATCGCGAATTTGTTGCAGGAGAATATTCGATCGCGGATATGGCAATTTATCCCTGGATCGTGCCCTACGAGATGCAAGGCCAAAAGCTAGAAGACTTTCCCAATATCGAACGCTGGTTTAAAGCGATTAAAGCGCGCCCAGCTACGATCCGAGCCTATGAAAAAGCGGCAGCTTTCAAAGACCAAGCACTCAATATTGAGCGATCGCGGGATCTATTGTTTAATCAGTCTGCCAACACAGTGCAATAG
- a CDS encoding chlorophyll a/b-binding protein, whose translation MESRPSADLPTVANAYNGKDRNAFLFGWNPQAELWNGRLAMIGFLAYLLWDLNGYSVLRDVLHFLPQYIAR comes from the coding sequence ATGGAATCTCGTCCTTCTGCTGATCTACCCACTGTTGCTAACGCTTATAACGGCAAAGATCGGAACGCCTTTTTGTTTGGTTGGAATCCCCAAGCCGAGCTATGGAACGGTCGTCTAGCCATGATTGGTTTCTTGGCATATCTGTTGTGGGATTTGAACGGTTACAGTGTATTGCGTGACGTGCTGCACTTCTTACCCCAGTACATCGCTCGTTAG
- a CDS encoding phosphoserine transaminase, with protein sequence MSEHPTPPTTKPTVPYFSSGPCAKRPGWSVTNLKNACVGRSHRSADGKAKLAEVIDRSKKILGVPADYRLGIVPASDTGAVEMALWSLLGPRPVDILAWESFGQEWVKDVLDELKLPNVNLIKAPYGSLPDLGQVDFSHDVVFLWNGTTSGVRVPNGDWIPSDRQGLTICDATSAVFAMDIPWDKIDVLTYSWQKVLGGEAQHGVVVLSPRAVERLESYQPTWPIPKIFRLSQKGKLIEGIFKGDTINTPSMLCVEDAIDSLNWVESVGGLSGLIQRSEANLSAIARWVEQRDWVDFLAEKPETRSCTSICLKVADPWFTNLSAEDQATFAKKWAKTLEKQGVAYDVAPYRAAPPGLRIWGGATVETSDIEALLPWLDWAYVAVKAEFAAVA encoded by the coding sequence ATGTCAGAACATCCTACTCCTCCAACCACCAAACCCACCGTCCCTTATTTTTCCTCTGGTCCTTGTGCCAAGCGCCCTGGCTGGAGTGTGACCAATTTGAAAAATGCTTGTGTGGGTCGCTCCCATCGCTCTGCTGACGGCAAAGCTAAACTTGCAGAAGTCATCGATCGCTCTAAAAAAATCTTGGGTGTTCCCGCAGATTATCGGCTGGGCATTGTGCCTGCTTCCGACACAGGTGCGGTCGAAATGGCCCTGTGGTCACTGCTAGGACCGCGCCCCGTCGATATTTTAGCGTGGGAAAGTTTTGGTCAGGAATGGGTAAAAGATGTTTTAGATGAGCTGAAATTACCAAATGTCAACCTGATCAAAGCTCCCTACGGCAGTCTGCCCGACTTGGGCCAAGTGGATTTTAGCCACGATGTAGTGTTCCTCTGGAATGGCACTACTTCAGGCGTGAGAGTGCCCAATGGTGACTGGATTCCCAGCGATCGCCAAGGCTTGACCATTTGCGATGCCACCTCCGCAGTATTCGCAATGGACATCCCCTGGGACAAAATCGATGTCCTGACTTACTCCTGGCAGAAAGTCTTGGGTGGCGAAGCTCAACATGGCGTAGTCGTTCTTTCTCCTCGTGCTGTCGAGCGCCTAGAGAGCTATCAACCCACCTGGCCAATCCCGAAAATTTTCCGGCTCAGCCAAAAAGGTAAGTTGATTGAAGGCATCTTCAAAGGTGACACCATCAACACACCTTCGATGCTGTGTGTAGAGGACGCGATCGACAGTTTGAATTGGGTCGAGAGTGTGGGTGGCTTATCTGGTTTGATTCAGCGCAGTGAAGCCAACCTCAGCGCGATCGCTCGTTGGGTAGAGCAACGCGATTGGGTAGACTTCTTGGCTGAAAAACCAGAAACTCGCTCTTGCACCTCGATCTGCCTAAAAGTAGCTGACCCTTGGTTCACAAATCTCAGTGCGGAAGACCAAGCGACTTTTGCCAAGAAATGGGCGAAAACTTTAGAAAAGCAAGGTGTTGCTTATGATGTTGCTCCCTATCGGGCTGCACCTCCAGGACTGCGGATCTGGGGCGGAGCCACGGTAGAAACTTCCGACATCGAAGCTCTCCTACCCTGGCTTGACTGGGCCTACGTCGCTGTCAAAGCTGAATTCGCTGCTGTGGCCTGA
- the crtW gene encoding beta-carotene ketolase CrtW, protein MISSEQVSPPAAPLKEEVTIADPAKEANRSLITAIGMLSLWATSLACLLSLDISAWPLLWKLPLMVWQMFLYTGLFIVAHDAMHGAVYPKNSKINDGMGAIALSCYALFSFEKLKQKHWQHHQHPVSERDPDSHNGKHQNFFAWYFQFMKSHWSWVRILALVALFHTIRLTLALPAENMTLFWVIPSISSSVQLFFFGTYLPHREPEGGYKNHHRAQSNPLPVFWSFITCYHFGYHEEHHEYPQLAWWQLPGAAKAQGTI, encoded by the coding sequence TTGATTTCCTCTGAGCAAGTATCCCCACCCGCTGCCCCATTAAAAGAAGAGGTAACGATCGCTGACCCCGCGAAAGAAGCAAACCGTAGCCTGATCACTGCAATAGGCATGTTAAGCCTTTGGGCGACGAGTTTAGCTTGCTTGTTGAGCTTAGATATCTCCGCGTGGCCCTTGTTGTGGAAACTGCCGCTGATGGTTTGGCAAATGTTTCTCTACACAGGGCTATTCATCGTCGCGCATGATGCGATGCATGGAGCGGTATATCCCAAAAACTCCAAGATTAATGATGGAATGGGAGCGATTGCTTTATCTTGCTATGCCCTGTTTTCTTTCGAGAAGCTAAAGCAAAAACATTGGCAACATCATCAGCATCCAGTGAGCGAACGAGACCCAGATTCTCATAATGGCAAGCATCAGAATTTTTTTGCTTGGTACTTTCAGTTCATGAAATCCCACTGGAGCTGGGTCAGAATATTGGCCTTAGTTGCGCTCTTTCACACCATTCGCTTGACGCTGGCTTTGCCAGCAGAAAACATGACGCTGTTTTGGGTCATTCCTTCGATCTCCAGCTCGGTACAACTGTTTTTCTTTGGCACCTACCTGCCGCACCGAGAACCAGAAGGAGGATACAAAAATCACCATCGGGCCCAAAGTAACCCCCTTCCAGTTTTCTGGTCTTTCATTACCTGCTATCACTTTGGCTATCACGAGGAGCACCATGAGTACCCGCAGCTAGCTTGGTGGCAACTACCCGGAGCGGCTAAAGCACAAGGAACGATCTGA
- the galT gene encoding galactose-1-phosphate uridylyltransferase gives MYLQELLKPDGRKLTLYSRCPIAAGIQAPSPGNEPIQANPHLRWHPLRGEWVAYASHRQGRTFMPPPEYNPLAPTTNPEFPTELPQGQYDIAVFENRFPSMAVQAHDPPHLIVDTLPANGACEVVVFTQDPSKSLSNLELDHLDLLLQVWGDRTRALGDQAQIQYVLPFENKGVEVGVTLHHPHGQIYAYPFVPPVPARMLEQQQAYYQQHQRGLLQDLIQQEIADDQRILYRDEWAIAFVPICARYPYEVWVAPIQPVPTLGELTQEQRRSLAKALKTVTLKFDGLWNRPFPYLMAWYQAPTDGQLHPESHLHAEFYPPYRTADRLKYLAGTELAAGMFANDALPEEKAKDLQAVVVNLAESAYA, from the coding sequence ATGTACCTCCAGGAACTCCTCAAGCCGGATGGTCGCAAGCTCACCCTGTACAGCAGATGCCCCATTGCAGCGGGCATCCAGGCTCCCAGTCCTGGTAACGAGCCGATTCAGGCAAATCCTCATCTCCGTTGGCATCCATTGCGGGGTGAGTGGGTGGCTTATGCCAGCCATCGTCAGGGGCGAACTTTTATGCCACCCCCTGAGTACAACCCACTCGCCCCCACAACAAACCCCGAATTTCCTACAGAACTTCCGCAAGGCCAGTACGACATTGCGGTATTTGAAAATCGTTTTCCATCAATGGCAGTCCAGGCCCACGATCCACCGCATCTTATTGTGGATACCCTGCCTGCTAATGGTGCTTGCGAAGTGGTGGTCTTTACCCAAGACCCGAGTAAATCGCTCTCTAATTTAGAACTGGATCACCTCGATTTGCTGCTGCAAGTCTGGGGCGATCGCACGCGAGCTTTGGGCGATCAAGCTCAAATTCAATATGTACTCCCCTTCGAGAATAAAGGGGTTGAAGTTGGCGTGACGCTGCACCACCCACACGGGCAGATCTACGCTTATCCTTTTGTGCCCCCGGTGCCTGCCCGGATGCTAGAACAGCAGCAAGCTTATTACCAGCAGCATCAGCGGGGCCTCCTACAAGATTTAATTCAGCAAGAGATTGCCGACGATCAGCGGATTCTTTATCGAGATGAGTGGGCGATCGCTTTTGTGCCGATCTGTGCGCGTTATCCCTATGAAGTGTGGGTGGCTCCGATTCAACCTGTGCCGACTTTGGGCGAGCTGACTCAGGAACAACGGAGGAGTTTAGCGAAGGCGCTGAAGACCGTTACTCTAAAATTCGACGGTTTATGGAATCGGCCTTTTCCTTACTTAATGGCTTGGTATCAAGCTCCTACTGACGGTCAACTCCACCCAGAATCGCATCTACACGCGGAGTTTTATCCGCCCTACCGCACTGCTGATCGACTCAAATATCTGGCGGGTACAGAACTGGCGGCTGGAATGTTTGCTAATGATGCCCTTCCAGAGGAAAAGGCTAAAGATCTCCAAGCCGTGGTGGTGAATTTGGCAGAGTCAGCCTACGCCTAG
- a CDS encoding DUF2470 domain-containing protein gives MADPLTPSISDRICKHMNEDHAEAIVLYAKAYAGATSATAAEMVSIDAQGMNLMAQVEGAITPLRVEFDHELQDSEDAHQTLIAMVRQARTQPQ, from the coding sequence ATGGCTGATCCATTAACCCCTAGTATTAGCGATCGCATTTGCAAACATATGAACGAAGACCATGCCGAGGCGATCGTGCTTTATGCCAAAGCCTATGCTGGAGCGACCAGTGCCACTGCGGCGGAGATGGTTTCGATTGATGCCCAAGGGATGAACTTGATGGCTCAGGTTGAGGGAGCGATAACCCCACTTCGGGTTGAGTTTGACCACGAACTGCAAGACTCGGAAGATGCTCACCAAACTTTGATTGCCATGGTAAGACAAGCTCGGACCCAGCCCCAGTAG
- a CDS encoding DUF6882 domain-containing protein, whose translation MALRRINQHRPLEPSTRAAKHGCGQWDNPSTVPDSCHDALVVRKCGKQYAIAELTKPVWEGTEIDAWQILQLLQS comes from the coding sequence ATGGCATTGAGGCGCATTAACCAGCACAGACCGTTGGAACCTTCAACACGAGCAGCCAAACATGGGTGTGGGCAATGGGACAATCCGTCCACCGTGCCAGACTCTTGTCACGATGCGTTGGTAGTTCGCAAATGCGGCAAGCAGTATGCAATCGCTGAGCTTACCAAGCCCGTTTGGGAAGGAACTGAAATAGACGCCTGGCAAATACTGCAATTGCTGCAAAGCTGA
- a CDS encoding DUF1499 domain-containing protein, producing MFAGKRPTNLGVQNGSLAPCPNTPNCVNSQSTSPTCQIAPLTYTSTATQAIADLKTVIQNLERTTIVTERPNYLYAEFKSALMGYVDDVEFYLDEVQQVIHVRSASRLGKSDLGVNRKRIETVRAKLQALQSQG from the coding sequence GTGTTTGCTGGCAAACGGCCCACTAATCTTGGCGTTCAAAATGGTAGCTTAGCACCCTGCCCAAATACCCCTAACTGTGTCAATAGCCAAAGTACAAGCCCAACTTGTCAGATTGCCCCTTTGACTTACACCTCCACAGCAACCCAAGCGATCGCTGACCTCAAAACGGTGATCCAAAATCTGGAGCGTACAACCATCGTTACGGAAAGGCCTAACTACTTGTACGCAGAATTCAAAAGCGCTTTGATGGGCTATGTGGATGACGTGGAATTTTACCTGGATGAAGTTCAGCAAGTGATTCACGTGCGATCGGCCTCGCGCTTGGGCAAATCGGATTTAGGGGTTAACCGCAAACGCATTGAAACAGTTCGAGCCAAGCTGCAAGCTCTGCAAAGTCAAGGTTAG
- a CDS encoding Xaa-Pro peptidase family protein: MQPGTEISEKLTSIRDTLEETGAAGVRLRGTDWFAWATGGASNTVLLAAESGVAEVLVTPDGAWVLTDEIEAQRFRDEELTGDRGEFYQLQVAPWAESTKREAFVAEVTREGKVLSDRPVSLLPHSPEMLLPTALVQQKRTLLPSELDRYRQVGRLASEAMTEALTQAKPDWTEHQLAGVGAAALWKRGLHPALTLAAGERRLPLYRHPTASAAPIGQVAMMVFCARGFGLYANLTRFICFGSLAAEQKELHRQVREIEAAALEQCRRGTPLNQVYTSLQQAYKQQGYPQAIYEHHQGGTTGYLAREVVANPATTDCLMANMAIAWNPSLRGGKIEDTFVLHPDGSLEDLTFDPNWPSVEVEGRSRPVPLEL; this comes from the coding sequence ATGCAACCAGGAACGGAAATTTCTGAGAAGCTTACGAGCATTCGAGATACTTTAGAGGAAACTGGAGCGGCTGGAGTTCGCTTACGTGGCACGGATTGGTTTGCTTGGGCAACGGGAGGTGCGTCTAACACCGTGTTGTTAGCGGCTGAGTCTGGGGTGGCTGAAGTTTTGGTGACTCCCGATGGGGCTTGGGTGCTCACGGATGAAATTGAAGCCCAGCGTTTTCGAGATGAGGAGTTAACAGGCGATCGCGGTGAATTTTATCAGTTACAGGTCGCCCCCTGGGCAGAATCGACCAAGCGCGAAGCTTTTGTAGCGGAGGTGACTAGAGAGGGGAAAGTTCTGAGCGATCGACCTGTGAGTTTATTGCCTCATAGCCCTGAAATGCTTTTACCCACTGCTTTGGTACAGCAGAAACGCACTCTTCTACCTAGTGAACTCGATCGCTACCGTCAAGTAGGACGTTTAGCTAGTGAAGCGATGACAGAAGCGCTCACTCAAGCCAAACCTGACTGGACTGAACACCAACTGGCAGGAGTAGGAGCCGCTGCGCTATGGAAGCGAGGGTTACATCCCGCTCTAACTTTGGCTGCTGGAGAACGCCGTCTGCCGCTTTATCGCCATCCTACTGCTAGCGCCGCACCGATTGGTCAAGTGGCAATGATGGTGTTTTGTGCTCGCGGCTTTGGACTCTATGCCAATCTGACTCGGTTTATTTGCTTCGGTTCTCTAGCGGCTGAGCAAAAGGAACTGCATCGGCAGGTTCGAGAGATTGAGGCGGCTGCTTTAGAGCAGTGCCGTAGAGGTACGCCCCTCAATCAGGTTTATACCAGCTTGCAACAGGCTTACAAACAGCAAGGGTATCCTCAAGCGATTTACGAGCATCATCAAGGGGGAACGACGGGTTATCTGGCGCGTGAGGTGGTGGCTAATCCAGCTACCACTGATTGTCTTATGGCAAATATGGCGATCGCTTGGAATCCCAGTCTGCGGGGAGGCAAAATTGAAGATACTTTTGTGCTGCACCCGGATGGCAGTTTAGAGGATCTTACCTTTGACCCGAACTGGCCTAGTGTTGAGGTAGAAGGGCGATCGAGACCTGTTCCGTTAGAACTTTAA
- a CDS encoding DUF4142 domain-containing protein, translating into MKRLNYFNKATTLVGAAALTSLISFPVLAQMTPRPSTPANRSAQSTTNQQRGAATAPTALDREFVLMAARGNNAEIQTSQLALQKSSNQMVRTYAQQMIREHTQANQRLSQVAAQHRITLPTDPGPLNAAIAQQLALLSGTNFDRAYMGVQENLHMQAIALYRTEIQHGKAADVKQYASALLPNINNHYQMASRAMTANRPGNTGRPLQ; encoded by the coding sequence ATGAAAAGACTCAACTACTTTAATAAAGCTACTACTCTTGTGGGAGCAGCAGCCCTCACATCACTGATCAGTTTTCCAGTGCTGGCGCAGATGACTCCTCGGCCTAGCACCCCAGCTAATCGATCTGCTCAAAGCACAACAAATCAACAACGGGGCGCTGCAACTGCACCCACCGCTTTAGACCGCGAATTTGTCCTGATGGCAGCTCGCGGAAATAATGCTGAGATTCAAACCTCTCAGCTAGCCTTGCAAAAGTCATCTAATCAGATGGTGAGAACCTACGCGCAGCAGATGATCCGGGAGCATACTCAGGCAAACCAACGCCTGTCTCAAGTCGCAGCCCAACATCGGATCACGCTACCCACTGATCCTGGTCCCCTCAATGCAGCGATCGCCCAGCAACTGGCCCTGCTCTCTGGCACAAACTTCGATCGCGCCTATATGGGTGTCCAAGAAAATCTGCACATGCAAGCGATCGCTTTGTACCGGACAGAAATTCAGCACGGAAAAGCGGCTGATGTGAAACAGTACGCCTCGGCCCTGCTGCCCAACATCAACAATCACTATCAAATGGCTAGTCGTGCCATGACGGCAAATAGACCAGGAAACACTGGCCGACCTCTCCAATAA